One genomic region from Paramicrobacterium agarici encodes:
- a CDS encoding DUF4232 domain-containing protein, which produces MADWLAAVLTAFAIGAVLDLGNFVVWVGDIGVRGAIGTMGATPLTTWWAVLVGWVPALVWVKSGRDQETGLKPSRHPARMRRSTGAVSLTAVVALISLPFAAEAGHSATQEQLREKEAATQAQADPEGAAAPDPSAAGEPVPTVAPSEGCLAADACTSANTTILAPAPDAATGHRGQSLSLVNVSEEPCVVEGYPDIAYGDQNEHLLDATVEHGGSFMAEDPGASPITLEPSESASAVIGWDANSVHGQLAARSLWIAVLPGEERLSWEISLDIISGATVRVTAWQAAVLPGS; this is translated from the coding sequence GTGGCCGACTGGCTCGCCGCGGTTCTGACCGCCTTCGCCATCGGCGCTGTCCTCGATCTTGGGAATTTCGTCGTCTGGGTCGGCGACATCGGGGTTCGCGGCGCCATCGGTACGATGGGCGCGACGCCCCTGACGACGTGGTGGGCGGTCCTGGTGGGATGGGTCCCGGCGCTCGTATGGGTGAAGTCGGGACGAGATCAGGAGACGGGCTTGAAGCCTTCGCGCCACCCCGCCCGAATGAGGAGGTCGACTGGCGCCGTTTCCCTGACTGCAGTCGTTGCGCTGATCAGTCTTCCGTTCGCGGCCGAGGCCGGCCACAGTGCGACACAAGAGCAGCTGCGCGAGAAAGAGGCGGCAACGCAGGCGCAGGCCGATCCGGAAGGAGCGGCTGCCCCGGATCCCTCCGCGGCTGGCGAACCGGTGCCGACCGTGGCGCCCTCCGAAGGCTGTCTGGCCGCAGATGCGTGCACGTCGGCAAACACGACGATCTTGGCGCCGGCGCCGGATGCCGCTACGGGGCACCGAGGGCAGTCCCTGTCGCTTGTGAACGTCTCCGAGGAGCCGTGCGTCGTCGAGGGGTATCCAGACATCGCCTACGGAGACCAGAACGAGCACCTTCTCGACGCGACTGTCGAGCACGGCGGCTCGTTCATGGCCGAGGACCCAGGGGCATCGCCGATCACCCTCGAACCGAGCGAGTCGGCCTCAGCCGTGATCGGGTGGGATGCGAACTCGGTGCACGGGCAGCTCGCCGCCCGCAGCCTGTGGATCGCCGTGCTCCCGGGAGAAGAGCGGCTCTCCTGGGAGATCTCGTTGGATATCATCTCCGGCGCGACCGTGCGCGTGACCGCTTGGCAAGCCGCTGTACTGCCAGGC
- a CDS encoding ribonuclease Z, translated as MRELVVLGTSSHLPTRARNHNGYLLLWDGDGYLFDPGEGTQRQMTFAGISASKITHICLTHVHGDHSYGLPGVISRLAADGVEHTVQLHYPASGEAFVRALVGVSAPLSTLQLVPHGSAGQIASHLSVAPLHHRVETFGYRLTEPDDRTFLPAKLAAAGISGFDVGKLRREGSLNGVDLDDVSVPRSGQSFAFIMDTAPCPGAEDLADGTDMLVSECTFADEESDLARDYLHMTAGQAGDLAHRARARHLVLTHFSSRYADTAHLVAQAQARAPHSRVTAANDLDRFAMPRRRTTAV; from the coding sequence GTGCGTGAGCTTGTTGTTCTCGGAACGTCGTCGCACCTTCCCACGCGAGCCCGCAACCACAATGGCTACCTGCTGCTGTGGGACGGCGACGGCTATCTGTTCGATCCAGGCGAAGGAACCCAGCGCCAGATGACCTTCGCGGGTATCTCGGCGTCGAAGATCACGCACATCTGCCTCACACACGTTCATGGCGATCACAGTTACGGTCTTCCCGGCGTGATCTCGCGGCTCGCCGCCGACGGCGTTGAGCACACCGTTCAACTGCACTATCCCGCGAGCGGCGAAGCCTTCGTGCGTGCGCTTGTCGGCGTCTCGGCGCCGCTGTCGACTCTTCAGCTCGTGCCCCACGGCAGCGCAGGGCAGATCGCCTCCCATTTGAGCGTCGCACCGCTGCACCACCGTGTCGAGACCTTCGGCTACCGGCTCACCGAGCCCGACGACCGCACATTTCTGCCGGCGAAGCTCGCAGCTGCCGGTATCAGCGGTTTCGATGTCGGCAAGCTGCGCCGCGAGGGATCGCTCAACGGCGTTGACCTCGACGATGTAAGCGTTCCGCGGTCGGGCCAGAGCTTCGCCTTCATCATGGACACGGCGCCCTGCCCCGGGGCCGAGGATCTGGCGGACGGCACCGACATGCTCGTGAGCGAGTGCACATTTGCCGACGAAGAATCGGATCTTGCGCGCGACTACCTCCACATGACGGCAGGCCAAGCAGGCGATCTTGCGCACCGCGCGCGGGCACGACACCTCGTTCTCACGCACTTTTCGTCACGCTATGCGGACACAGCACATCTCGTCGCTCAGGCTCAAGCGCGTGCCCCGCACTCGCGTGTGACAGCCGCGAACGATCTCGACCGGTTCGCAATGCCGCGGCGACGTACGACGGCCGTGTAG
- a CDS encoding serine hydrolase, producing MASPTREPGRRVRPSARRARHRSDEPADTFASGFRSLALLARNGVQVSARAIDLASGRELFSIDDYIVMPTAGIGTSLLLADVAARLDDPAFESLMILDRETQDQVGDAGLWQHLQAPSLPIADLAALVAASNDHLAMNVLLRQIGLDAVRLRAEHLGLRRTALLDLARDHRGPDDAPHLSVGSMKELTWLFAEFARGEAISPAASQRVVDWLSLNMDLSLVASAFGLDPLAHRSGTHGLTLFNKTGSAPGVRAEAGVLRGPRSGVAYAVATSFTDTDLLTRLAVVDGMRAVGSDLLEYVH from the coding sequence GTGGCATCCCCCACACGTGAGCCCGGTCGCCGGGTGCGTCCCAGTGCGAGACGGGCACGACACCGCTCTGATGAGCCGGCCGACACGTTCGCATCGGGCTTCCGGTCACTTGCTCTGCTCGCCCGCAATGGCGTGCAGGTGTCCGCACGCGCGATCGACCTGGCGAGTGGACGAGAACTCTTCTCGATCGACGATTACATCGTGATGCCGACGGCGGGCATCGGCACCTCGCTGCTGCTCGCCGATGTTGCAGCGCGGCTTGACGACCCTGCCTTCGAATCACTCATGATCCTCGATCGTGAGACGCAGGACCAAGTGGGGGATGCTGGCCTGTGGCAGCACCTTCAAGCACCGTCGCTGCCGATCGCCGATCTCGCCGCGCTCGTCGCCGCGTCGAACGACCACCTCGCCATGAACGTGCTCCTGAGGCAGATCGGTCTCGACGCCGTTCGGCTGCGCGCTGAGCATCTCGGCCTCAGGCGAACGGCGCTGCTCGATCTCGCCCGTGATCACCGAGGTCCCGACGACGCTCCGCACCTCTCGGTCGGGTCCATGAAGGAGCTCACGTGGCTCTTCGCCGAGTTCGCGAGGGGAGAGGCGATCAGTCCGGCGGCGAGCCAGCGCGTTGTCGACTGGCTCTCGCTCAACATGGACCTCTCGCTCGTCGCCTCGGCGTTCGGCCTCGATCCGCTCGCACATCGCAGCGGCACGCACGGCCTCACGCTCTTCAATAAGACCGGTTCTGCTCCCGGCGTCCGTGCCGAGGCCGGTGTGCTCCGCGGGCCGCGTTCGGGTGTCGCCTACGCGGTCGCGACGTCGTTCACCGACACCGATCTTCTGACGCGGCTCGCGGTGGTCGACGGCATGCGTGCGGTTGGTAGCGACCTGCTCGAGTACGTGCACTGA
- a CDS encoding M13 family metallopeptidase, whose translation MTDGVLNSGIEIDGLSADIRAQDDLFRHVNGTWIDNTEIPGDKARWGTFHQLAETAEKNVQQIILDAQKGVFDDTDAAAEARKVGDLYASFMNTERIAELGVEPVAEQLRAASAVSSIAELLETIGTLENDGLGGFVGMGVDNDPGNPERYVMFMVQGGITLPDESYYRDEKFAEIRSAYLEHLQRMFGLGGLDDAAARAQRVFDLETELAAQHWDNVATRDAQKTYNLYSGEDALGLIKGVDMSPWKNALDMPDDALAEIVVMQPSYLEGLGPLLVDEKLDAWKDWLAWKVLHDAAPYLTDDFVSENFDFYGRTITGTPEQRERWKRGVSLVEGAMGEAVGRVYIERHFPPEAKTAMDELVANLIEAYRQSISTLDWMSPETRERALDKLAKFTPKIGYPVKWRDYTTLEIDPADLIGNVHRANRFELHREVSKIGKPLDRDEWFMTPQTVNAYYNPGFNEIVFPAAILQFPFFDASRDAAANYGAIGAVIGHELGHGFDDQGSRFDGDGRLIDWWTDADREAFEKRTGSLIEQYNALAPQQVPDHHVNGALTIGENIGDLGGLGIAWKAYLISLDGQDSAVIDGLTGAERFFLSWAQAWRQKGRDAETIRLLAIDPHSPNEFRCNQIVRNLNEFYTTFGVQKGDALWLDPEQRVTIW comes from the coding sequence ATGACTGATGGTGTTCTGAACTCCGGTATCGAAATTGACGGCCTCAGTGCCGACATCCGCGCTCAAGACGATTTGTTCAGGCACGTCAACGGCACGTGGATCGACAACACAGAGATCCCGGGCGACAAGGCCAGGTGGGGCACGTTCCACCAGCTCGCCGAGACCGCTGAGAAGAACGTTCAGCAGATCATCCTCGATGCACAGAAGGGCGTCTTCGACGACACGGATGCTGCGGCAGAGGCCCGCAAGGTCGGCGACCTCTACGCGAGCTTCATGAACACCGAGCGCATTGCCGAGCTGGGCGTCGAGCCCGTCGCAGAGCAGCTGCGTGCAGCATCCGCCGTCTCGTCGATCGCCGAACTGCTCGAGACGATCGGAACGCTCGAGAACGACGGACTCGGCGGCTTTGTCGGCATGGGCGTCGACAACGACCCGGGAAACCCAGAGCGGTACGTGATGTTCATGGTTCAGGGTGGCATCACGCTTCCAGACGAGAGCTACTACCGCGACGAGAAGTTCGCGGAGATCCGCTCGGCGTACCTTGAGCACCTGCAGCGCATGTTCGGGCTCGGCGGGCTCGACGACGCTGCCGCGCGCGCTCAGCGCGTGTTCGACCTCGAGACCGAGCTGGCCGCGCAGCACTGGGACAACGTCGCGACGCGCGACGCCCAGAAGACGTACAACCTGTATTCGGGCGAGGACGCCCTCGGCCTGATCAAGGGCGTCGACATGTCGCCGTGGAAGAACGCGCTCGACATGCCGGACGACGCGCTTGCCGAGATCGTCGTCATGCAGCCGTCGTACCTCGAGGGTCTCGGCCCTCTGCTCGTCGACGAGAAGCTCGACGCGTGGAAGGACTGGCTGGCGTGGAAGGTGCTGCACGACGCCGCGCCCTATCTCACCGATGACTTCGTCAGCGAGAACTTCGACTTCTACGGCCGCACCATCACGGGCACGCCCGAGCAGCGCGAACGCTGGAAGCGCGGCGTCTCGCTGGTCGAGGGCGCCATGGGCGAAGCTGTCGGCCGTGTCTACATCGAACGGCACTTCCCGCCCGAGGCGAAGACGGCCATGGACGAGCTCGTCGCGAACCTGATCGAGGCTTACCGGCAGTCGATCTCCACGCTCGACTGGATGAGTCCCGAGACGCGCGAACGGGCTCTCGACAAGCTGGCGAAGTTCACACCGAAGATCGGCTACCCCGTGAAATGGCGTGACTACACGACGCTTGAGATCGATCCGGCCGACCTCATTGGCAACGTGCACCGCGCCAACCGGTTCGAGCTGCACCGTGAGGTGTCGAAGATCGGCAAGCCGCTCGATCGTGACGAGTGGTTCATGACGCCGCAGACCGTCAACGCCTACTACAACCCCGGGTTCAACGAGATCGTCTTCCCCGCGGCGATCCTGCAGTTCCCGTTCTTTGATGCGTCACGGGATGCTGCGGCCAACTACGGCGCAATCGGCGCCGTGATCGGGCACGAGCTCGGCCACGGCTTCGACGATCAGGGTTCACGCTTCGATGGCGATGGCCGTCTCATCGACTGGTGGACGGATGCTGATCGGGAGGCGTTCGAGAAGCGCACGGGCTCGCTCATCGAGCAGTACAACGCGCTCGCACCCCAGCAGGTGCCCGACCATCACGTGAACGGCGCTCTCACCATCGGCGAGAACATCGGTGATCTCGGCGGGCTCGGCATCGCCTGGAAGGCGTACCTGATTTCGCTCGACGGGCAGGACTCGGCGGTCATTGATGGGCTGACGGGAGCCGAGCGATTTTTCCTGTCGTGGGCGCAGGCGTGGCGTCAGAAAGGCCGCGATGCCGAGACGATCCGCCTGCTCGCGATCGACCCGCACTCGCCCAACGAGTTCCGGTGCAACCAGATTGTGAGGAATCTCAACGAGTTCTACACTACCTTTGGAGTCCAGAAGGGTGATGCGCTCTGGCTCGACCCGGAGCAGCGCGTCACGATCTGGTAG
- a CDS encoding VOC family protein, translated as MIGKLHSTVIDCPDPAALAPFYEELLGMSRVTTEDDWITIGYAEGIPAVAFQKVDDYRAPEWPGQDVPQQFHLDVTVDDLDEGERQVLDRGATDAGVKEEGFRVYLDPAGHPFCLVV; from the coding sequence ATGATTGGAAAACTTCACTCCACAGTCATCGATTGCCCCGACCCGGCGGCACTCGCGCCGTTCTACGAAGAGCTGCTCGGAATGTCGCGGGTCACCACGGAGGACGACTGGATCACGATCGGCTATGCCGAGGGGATCCCCGCCGTCGCCTTCCAGAAGGTCGACGACTATCGAGCGCCCGAGTGGCCGGGCCAGGATGTGCCGCAGCAGTTTCACCTCGACGTCACGGTCGACGACCTCGACGAGGGCGAGCGCCAGGTGCTCGATCGAGGTGCGACGGATGCCGGCGTGAAAGAGGAGGGCTTCCGGGTCTATCTCGATCCCGCGGGGCACCCGTTCTGTTTGGTTGTCTAG
- a CDS encoding SDR family NAD(P)-dependent oxidoreductase — protein MRHQQHPIGSGFSASSTVDDVLAGIDLTGKNVVVTGGHSGLGLVITRALSAAGASVTVGSRDADRAAAAVEGIERVEVSRLDLLDPASIDAFAQRWLESDRPLHTLINNAGHAGTDEIERDARGYEAQLATNHLGHFQLTQSLYPSLKAARGARVVSTTSGAQRMSGILWDDPNFVERSFDPGLAYAQSKTANVLFTVELDRRWRGDMIRAFAAHPGVIASTAFNSAVGADAQRELGLIDESGEPIIDPERGKKTPEQGAATIVFGATSPLLAGIGGIYLNNCDISELNDNQRPVTAEEIPADVVSHSIDPRSARRLWTLSEQLLSSTSFTPEPR, from the coding sequence ATGAGACATCAGCAGCATCCCATCGGGAGCGGATTCTCGGCGTCGTCGACTGTCGACGACGTGCTCGCGGGGATCGACCTCACCGGAAAGAATGTCGTCGTCACGGGCGGCCACTCCGGGCTCGGTCTCGTGATCACGCGAGCACTGTCGGCAGCGGGAGCGTCCGTCACCGTGGGCTCTCGAGACGCCGACCGCGCAGCGGCCGCCGTCGAGGGGATCGAGCGCGTCGAGGTGAGTCGTCTCGACCTGCTCGATCCGGCATCGATCGACGCCTTCGCGCAGCGTTGGCTCGAATCCGATCGTCCCCTTCACACCCTGATCAACAACGCGGGGCACGCAGGCACGGACGAGATTGAGCGCGACGCACGCGGCTACGAAGCGCAGCTCGCCACAAACCACCTCGGTCACTTCCAGCTGACACAGAGTCTGTATCCCTCATTGAAGGCCGCCAGGGGAGCGCGCGTCGTCAGCACGACCTCGGGCGCCCAGAGAATGTCCGGCATTCTCTGGGACGACCCGAACTTCGTCGAGCGCAGTTTCGACCCCGGCCTCGCCTACGCCCAGTCGAAGACGGCGAACGTGCTCTTCACGGTGGAGCTGGACCGCCGGTGGCGCGGCGACATGATTCGCGCGTTCGCCGCTCACCCTGGTGTCATCGCCAGCACGGCGTTCAACAGCGCCGTCGGCGCGGATGCCCAGCGTGAGCTGGGGCTGATCGATGAGTCCGGCGAGCCGATCATCGACCCGGAGCGCGGCAAGAAGACGCCTGAGCAGGGAGCCGCGACGATTGTCTTCGGCGCTACGAGTCCTCTGCTTGCCGGGATCGGCGGCATCTACCTGAACAACTGCGACATCTCAGAGCTGAACGACAATCAGCGACCCGTGACGGCGGAGGAGATTCCCGCAGATGTGGTCTCCCACTCCATTGATCCGCGGTCCGCCCGGCGTCTGTGGACACTGAGCGAACAGCTCTTGAGCAGTACCTCGTTCACACCTGAGCCGCGCTGA
- a CDS encoding aldo/keto reductase, whose translation MHYRTLGRTGIQVSSFALGTMVLGAEGLGNPDHDDSVRIIHKALDSGINLVDTADAYSRGESEVVVGKALKGRRDDVVLATKFGLPMSDDPNHKGASRRWIMTEVENSLRRLQTDHIDLYQMHRLDPDTDIDETLSALTELVRSGKVRAIGASTVPASQIVEAQWVAERHGLEPFRTEQPPYSILNRAIEAEVLPVTDRYGMGVLTWSPMAKGMLSGRIRRDGATDLRRAAVFSSFSDTERLDAVEKIAALAEEAGLSMPHLALAFAVAHPAVSSVLIGPRTMEQLDDLLAAADVTLSDDVLDRIDEIVPPGTDVGRPDQASYVPPALQQASLRRLPTATRAAA comes from the coding sequence ATGCACTACCGCACACTCGGCCGCACCGGCATCCAGGTCAGCTCTTTCGCTCTTGGCACCATGGTGCTGGGGGCCGAGGGGCTCGGCAATCCCGACCACGACGATTCCGTGCGCATCATTCACAAGGCTCTCGACTCCGGAATCAACCTCGTTGACACCGCTGATGCGTACTCGCGCGGCGAATCAGAGGTCGTCGTCGGCAAAGCGCTCAAGGGCCGCCGCGACGATGTCGTGCTCGCGACGAAATTCGGGCTTCCGATGAGCGACGACCCCAACCACAAAGGCGCATCGCGACGATGGATTATGACCGAGGTCGAGAACTCGCTTCGTCGCCTGCAGACCGATCACATCGACCTCTACCAGATGCACAGGCTCGACCCCGACACCGATATCGACGAGACCCTGTCGGCGCTGACCGAGCTGGTGCGCAGCGGAAAGGTGCGCGCGATCGGGGCGTCGACCGTGCCCGCATCGCAGATCGTCGAGGCGCAGTGGGTCGCCGAGCGGCACGGCCTCGAGCCCTTCCGCACCGAGCAGCCGCCGTACTCGATCCTCAATCGTGCGATCGAAGCCGAGGTGCTTCCCGTGACCGACCGCTACGGCATGGGCGTGCTCACCTGGAGCCCCATGGCAAAGGGGATGCTGTCGGGGCGCATTCGGCGAGACGGCGCCACTGACCTTCGCCGGGCCGCCGTGTTCTCGAGCTTCAGCGACACCGAGCGACTGGATGCTGTCGAGAAGATCGCGGCGCTCGCCGAGGAGGCCGGCCTCTCGATGCCGCACCTGGCGCTGGCCTTCGCGGTGGCGCATCCGGCCGTCAGTTCAGTGCTCATCGGCCCCCGCACGATGGAGCAGCTTGACGACCTGCTTGCGGCAGCAGACGTGACGCTCTCTGACGACGTGCTTGACCGCATTGACGAGATCGTTCCGCCGGGAACCGATGTGGGCCGTCCCGACCAGGCCTCGTATGTGCCGCCGGCGCTGCAGCAGGCATCGCTGCGTCGGCTGCCGACCGCGACACGCGCAGCCGCGTGA
- a CDS encoding TetR/AcrR family transcriptional regulator, with protein sequence MSAQRALRSDAKRNVEALVESARTHFAESGVDAPARAIADTAGVGVGTLYRHFPQRSDLVIAVFQHEVDACAGAAPELAATLPPADALVAWLRRYTDFLGTKKGLGKALHSGDPAFEALPEYFLANLRPALESLLVAAEAAGEIRSGVNAKDFLYAIANLSVPVVDDASGGGNDMVGLLIDGLRHTARS encoded by the coding sequence ATGAGCGCACAGCGTGCTCTCCGATCCGACGCCAAACGCAACGTCGAGGCACTGGTCGAGTCAGCGAGGACGCACTTCGCTGAGTCGGGGGTGGATGCTCCCGCGCGAGCGATCGCCGACACGGCAGGCGTGGGCGTCGGAACGCTCTACCGGCATTTTCCGCAACGTTCCGATCTCGTCATCGCCGTCTTTCAGCATGAGGTGGACGCCTGCGCTGGCGCCGCGCCGGAGTTGGCCGCGACGCTCCCCCCTGCAGACGCCCTCGTCGCATGGCTGCGGCGCTACACGGACTTTCTCGGCACGAAAAAGGGTCTCGGCAAGGCGCTGCACTCGGGAGATCCCGCCTTCGAGGCTCTGCCCGAGTACTTTCTCGCCAATCTCCGCCCAGCACTCGAGTCCCTTCTCGTTGCAGCAGAAGCCGCAGGCGAGATTCGCTCCGGCGTGAACGCGAAAGATTTCCTCTACGCGATCGCCAACCTCTCGGTGCCCGTCGTCGACGATGCCTCGGGCGGCGGCAATGACATGGTCGGGCTTCTGATCGACGGCCTGCGCCACACGGCGAGATCGTGA
- a CDS encoding MATE family efflux transporter encodes MRLAVPALGALIAEPMFLLADSAMVGHLGVEPLAGLGIASAVLQTIIGLMVFLAYATTPAVARLLGAGDERGGVSVGIDGIWLALGLGIVLAGAGWASTPLMIAPFGATEGVAEQASIYLGISMAGIPAMLIVYAATGLLRGLQDTKTPLFVAVAGFGANIVLNFIFMYVLDFGIAGSALGTVVAQWGMVAAYLAVVLCHARRTNATIRPTRAGLRGSALSGGWLFVRTASLRAAMLLSIFVATSLGTAELAGFQIMMTIYGTTAFALDALAIAAQALIGKGLGAGNVTEVRAVLVRCLVWGLGAGVVIGAIVAGLSGVLGHAFTGDADLAQMMTPAMIVLGCSVPLGGFVFVLDGVLIGAGDARYLALTGILNVLCYLPLALWVYVASPSGVAGLAWLTAAFSFGYIAARALTLGLRSRTTAWMRTGA; translated from the coding sequence ATGCGCCTCGCGGTGCCGGCTCTCGGCGCCCTCATTGCCGAACCCATGTTTCTTCTCGCAGACTCTGCGATGGTCGGGCATCTCGGTGTCGAACCCCTCGCTGGCCTCGGCATCGCGAGCGCCGTGCTGCAGACGATTATCGGTCTCATGGTGTTTCTCGCCTACGCGACGACGCCCGCCGTCGCCCGACTGCTCGGCGCCGGCGACGAACGCGGAGGCGTCTCGGTCGGAATCGACGGCATCTGGCTCGCGCTCGGCCTCGGCATTGTGCTCGCCGGTGCGGGTTGGGCCTCGACACCGCTCATGATCGCGCCCTTCGGAGCCACCGAGGGCGTCGCCGAGCAGGCATCCATTTATCTGGGCATCTCGATGGCGGGCATTCCTGCGATGCTCATCGTCTACGCCGCAACCGGTCTGCTGCGTGGGCTGCAAGACACGAAGACGCCGCTGTTCGTGGCCGTCGCCGGATTCGGTGCGAACATCGTGCTCAACTTCATCTTCATGTATGTGCTCGACTTCGGCATCGCGGGCTCTGCGCTGGGAACCGTCGTGGCCCAGTGGGGCATGGTCGCCGCATACCTCGCCGTCGTACTGTGCCATGCGCGCAGGACGAACGCGACGATCCGGCCGACTCGTGCAGGGCTGCGCGGCTCAGCGCTGTCGGGCGGCTGGCTTTTCGTGCGAACGGCAAGCCTGCGCGCGGCGATGCTGCTGTCGATCTTCGTCGCCACATCACTCGGCACGGCGGAGCTGGCGGGGTTCCAGATCATGATGACGATCTACGGCACGACGGCATTTGCCCTCGATGCGCTGGCGATTGCCGCTCAGGCGCTCATCGGCAAGGGTCTCGGCGCCGGCAACGTCACGGAGGTGCGCGCCGTGCTCGTGCGCTGCCTCGTCTGGGGCCTCGGCGCCGGCGTCGTGATCGGAGCCATCGTCGCCGGTCTCAGCGGCGTGCTCGGACACGCGTTCACGGGCGACGCGGACCTGGCTCAGATGATGACTCCCGCGATGATCGTGCTCGGCTGCAGTGTCCCGCTCGGCGGCTTCGTCTTCGTTCTCGACGGCGTGCTGATCGGCGCTGGCGATGCGCGCTACCTTGCGCTCACCGGCATCCTCAACGTGCTCTGCTATCTGCCGCTCGCGCTCTGGGTGTACGTCGCATCACCATCAGGAGTGGCCGGGCTTGCCTGGCTCACGGCCGCGTTCAGCTTCGGCTACATTGCGGCACGCGCGCTCACTCTGGGTCTGCGCTCGCGCACGACAGCGTGGATGCGCACGGGTGCGTAG
- a CDS encoding type II toxin-antitoxin system Phd/YefM family antitoxin yields MAQTVPIGKLRQNPTEVLRAVAAGQQFVITNHRVPVANLVPYRESAGISGPELMRRLRQVHDDETWNDELHALRETETGRDPWQ; encoded by the coding sequence ATGGCACAGACGGTCCCCATCGGCAAACTGCGGCAGAACCCTACGGAGGTTCTGCGCGCCGTCGCGGCAGGCCAGCAGTTCGTCATCACGAATCATCGTGTACCCGTCGCAAATCTCGTGCCTTATCGGGAGAGCGCCGGCATCTCTGGCCCGGAACTCATGCGGCGCCTCCGTCAGGTTCACGACGATGAGACGTGGAACGACGAATTGCATGCGCTGCGCGAGACCGAGACGGGGCGGGATCCGTGGCAGTAG
- a CDS encoding PIN domain-containing protein, which yields MAVAPAVALLDTSVTIALTQEGRRLDLSSYDRLLISSITYAELRLGVACARSADSARQRSAALEEISALFGEGLPFDDAASASYGRILQAVARRKGEPKAHANDRMIAAVAAAHDLPLLTLNPSDLRGLDSHLLVIDAR from the coding sequence GTGGCAGTAGCGCCGGCTGTCGCACTTCTCGATACCTCGGTCACCATCGCTCTGACTCAAGAAGGTCGTCGTCTCGATCTGAGTTCGTATGATCGCCTTCTTATCTCGTCGATCACGTATGCCGAACTTCGACTTGGAGTCGCGTGCGCGCGCAGCGCAGATTCAGCTCGCCAGCGGTCCGCAGCTCTCGAAGAGATCTCGGCACTCTTCGGAGAAGGCCTGCCTTTCGACGACGCTGCTTCTGCATCATATGGGCGCATTCTGCAGGCGGTCGCACGACGAAAAGGGGAGCCGAAAGCGCACGCTAACGACCGCATGATCGCCGCCGTTGCCGCCGCTCACGATTTGCCGTTGCTGACGTTGAACCCGTCAGACCTCCGAGGGCTCGACTCCCATCTTCTAGTGATCGACGCCCGCTGA
- a CDS encoding ABC transporter ATP-binding protein, producing MATTDTPGSTDTPSTADTPGSTGTRPGAGNIVEVRDLRKTYGSFTALDGVSFDIHRGETFALLGPNGAGKSTTIEILEGYRQRSAGAVSVLGSDPEKGGLPWRSQLGIVLQSGGESGNITVREQLTEFAGYYPTPRDVDEVLAAVGLAEQHKTRIGKLSGGQRRRVDVALGIIGNPQLLFLDEPTTGFDPEARRQFWGLIRSLKADGTSILLTTHYLDEAAQLGDRAAVIAGGRLVDIGGIDAIGGRESRVPIVRWTDAAGRRHEERTPEPGRLVAALVAESSGEPRDLEIVRPTLEGVYLELIADADDEGSANALTMDQENAA from the coding sequence ATGGCAACCACTGATACTCCTGGCAGCACTGACACTCCGAGCACCGCTGATACTCCGGGCAGCACAGGAACTCGGCCCGGCGCTGGCAACATCGTCGAAGTGCGCGACCTGCGCAAGACCTACGGCTCGTTCACGGCGCTCGACGGCGTGAGCTTCGACATTCATCGCGGCGAGACATTCGCGCTGCTCGGCCCGAACGGTGCGGGCAAGTCCACGACGATCGAGATCCTCGAGGGGTACCGCCAGCGCTCGGCCGGCGCGGTCAGCGTTCTCGGCTCCGATCCCGAGAAGGGCGGTCTGCCGTGGCGGTCGCAGCTCGGCATCGTGCTGCAGTCAGGTGGGGAGTCAGGCAACATCACGGTGCGCGAGCAGCTCACCGAGTTCGCCGGCTACTACCCCACGCCGCGTGACGTCGACGAGGTGCTCGCGGCGGTCGGTCTCGCCGAGCAGCACAAGACGCGCATCGGCAAGCTCTCGGGCGGGCAGCGGCGACGCGTTGACGTCGCGCTCGGCATCATCGGCAATCCGCAGCTGCTCTTTCTCGACGAGCCGACGACGGGCTTCGACCCCGAGGCCCGGCGTCAGTTCTGGGGTCTCATCCGCTCGCTCAAGGCCGATGGCACCAGCATCCTGCTCACCACTCACTACCTCGACGAGGCAGCACAGCTGGGCGACCGTGCCGCCGTGATCGCGGGCGGCCGGCTCGTGGACATCGGAGGCATCGACGCGATCGGGGGACGCGAATCGCGCGTTCCGATCGTGCGATGGACGGATGCTGCCGGGCGCCGTCACGAGGAGCGCACCCCAGAGCCGGGACGCCTCGTCGCCGCACTCGTGGCAGAGAGCTCTGGCGAGCCACGTGACCTCGAGATCGTGCGGCCGACGCTCGAAGGCGTTTACCTCGAGCTCATCGCAGACGCAGACGACGAGGGCTCCGCGAACGCCCTCACCATGGATCAGGAGAACGCAGCATGA